The Fodinibius salicampi DNA window CATTATTATGATAGGTAAATTTTATCTATCACGGCTCCAGTGTGGAACTCTAATAACTGTCCAAGTTGCAAACTTGAACCAGTTGTGTGAATATAAACACATTAAAGCCGCCTGTTAGAGAATTCATTCCCGCGGGTATGTAATAATATAAATAGCAAACTCTTCTTTTTTGACCCATCCCTCTTGTTCTCCCCTCCCTGAAAATCAAGGAAGGGAGAGACGCTTTGATTTCATTTGCCGGTCTTATAACATGACTGCTGCTGGTTCTACTATAACCCCTCCTTGCGTGCAGGGAGGGTCGCTGACGCCTCATAGCTTTAGCGAAGTGGCGGTGCCGAGGAACGAGGCGGAGTGAGGGCAAATCCGCCGATTGGACTGCTAACTTATTGCAATAATAAAAAAATCCATACTGCCTGTCAGGACAGCATGGATTGTAAGGGATTTATGTATGAGAATAAGCGTCTTAGCCAATAAATCCGAGTACCGACTGCGGACCGTTGTTGGCCTGCGCCAGTGAAGACGTGGCCGTCTGCTGCAAGATCTGCAGTCGAACCGACTCACTTTGCGCCTTCGCAAAGTCGGTGTCCATAATTCGGGACTTCGCCGATTCGTTGGCACTGATCGCTTCCGAAAGGGTTTGCTCACGAACGGACAGTGACGACTGGGTAATACCAATGTCGTTCACATTTCCTGACATAGAGGTAATGGCATCATCAACATGGGAAAGGAATGCACGATAATCAGCTGAAGTGGCATTCGTGGCAAAAGTAAGTGCTCCCTGTCCACCAGCAGTTGCTGCTGTAGCAGTTATAGCAGCACCACCAGCAGTTGCACCTCCATCAGCTATTGCTGCTCCGAGACTTGCATCAGCACCATCTGTGAATAATTCTCCCACGTTAACTGCATTAAGATCAGCTTCAATGGTATCCGATTCGCGCTCCCCTACCTGGAAGGTCAAACTTAAAGATCCTGTGTTTCCAGAATCGGCGCCATTAAGCAGTTCATAATCCTGGTAAACCGTTTGATCAGCAATTTTATTAATGTCATCACCTAAGGCTTTTAACTGATCCCCAATAAAGCCTCGTTCATCTTGCCCAAGTGTATCATTGGCTGCCTGCGTAGCCAGTCCTTTCATTTCTACCAGGTTATCCATAATCGTACCAAAACTAGACTCTGCAATATCCAGAACCGACTTGGCATCCCCGACGTTCTGCATCGCCTGGTTTAATCCTCCAACCCGGGCACGCAATTTAGTAGCAATAGAATACCCAGCCGAATCGTCTTCCGCACGATTGATCCGCTTACCGGTTGACATCCGCAGCTGATTCTCGGCCATCTGCTTGTTAATCTTATTCAGGGACAGCTGGGAATCCAGTGACTGTATGTTTGTGTTTACTCGGTTTAAATCTCCAAAACTTGCCATAACTTTTTCTCCGTTTGTTAATTGTAATAAATCGTTTATTTCCTACCTGCAACTGGATTATCGGAGTGGAAGAGCCATTCTTAAATAATTTTCAAATATTATTGATCTTAACCACATATTGGTAGGGATTATCTTGGAACAAAATATCGACATTTCGATCACAGATAGGCAATTTTATCCCCCCTACAAATAAAAATTGATGGAATCTTTTTTTGTTAGTCCTCTCATGGGGGCAATAAAACCGTTACAGGAACATGTCCATGTAAAATTACATTGGTAGATGGATTACGTTCTGGAGATAGGTGATCCTTGATCAGTTGCGACTTCCCTGCAACAACTTCTTGAGGAGTGCATCAACCACCATAGCCTCATATTTTTCTACAGATTGTTCATCTTCTACCTTATATATCACGTACAGCAGCTTTGCCATTATCAAAGGTGGGAAGATCAGAAAACTCATCAGTTGTTGGATAATCCTGAAGAAAATCGATACTATATTTCTCTTTGAGCCATTGTAAATCATCGAGGTGATTTTGGTAGATAACATGTTTTACCCAATCCTGAAGTTTGGGTTTATGGATAAATGAAGTGTTTACCTGCTGTATAACGCTCAAATGGTTTTTGAATTGATCTTCATGATTTTGGTAAAGGTGACGCTGTACTTTTGCTAACAACATCTGCTCTACCGAAAGCGAGGTGTTACTTTCTCGCGACGGCTTAGACAAGCTATCATAAATTGGTTCCTATTTTTTCACATAGAATCTTACATGAATCTACTCCCTGTTTGTATTTTACAACCTCTATATCAACAAATTCCTCCCAAACCTCTGTTACTTTTCTAAAGTTGATCTCCCAATTGATTGGGTTTGCTACAAAAGATCGGGCTTTAATCATCTGCTGTTGTGCTGACCGAAAATAATCCACAGGGTCGCGTAAAAATACATACACCTTAATTTCACCAAAAAACTGCTGAAGATAATTTAGATAGTTTTTGATATAGCATTTTTCTGTTATAAAAAGGTACTCAGTGGATATAATATACTCTGCAGGATCAGCTTCAAAATCACGTTCCAGATTAGTGAAATACTTATGACGAATTTAAATTAAGGTATTTTCTCTGTATGAGTTAAACTGACGCGGCCTATCTTTCGGGTCTGCCTCAGTTGCTAAAAAGGTAAAAGATGGTTCGATTGTTTACCTGGGTAGATATATCCTTACGATTTTAACACATCGCTATTCTTGTGAAGAGTATTTTGAATAGATGTAGTGCCCGTTCTATAGGAAACTATATGTAAATGTAGAGTACTCATTGCTATTAAATTTATTGACCTGTGTTTTCTGCAAACGGTTGACTTATTTGATCACTAGCTATTTTGAGGTCTCGGGGCGTATCTACTTCAAACCATCCCCGCTGGATAGGGACATAATGCAACTCTCCCTTAAGAGCAAAATAATTGAGCATATCTGTCATGTATGCATTTTGTAATGTTCGGCCGCTTTCCCATGCATCTGATTTATTTGCAGTAGCATACTCTTCTTTAAGACGCTGGCAACCATTTTCCGAGAATTTGATTAATCCTATAAACTGTCCCTCAATATCATCAGTGGAGGAAGGAGTTTGACCCAAAGATTCTACGCGATTACCCGCCCCTTTTTTAAACGTTTCTGCATCCGAAAGCGGATCGTCACAACGCTGCTGCCAATAAGACAACCATGCTTCGTCAGAAGCTATAACCATATCTTTCTCGCTCTGCAGAAGCTTCTGTAACACTTGCTCGGAATAAATAATATCACCATAGGCTACAATGACATCACCCGACAGGTAATTCTTGGCACAAAAAAGGCTATAAACCATATTTGTGGTATCATATTCTGTATTATGGACTTTTGTTATTCGCGGATCTGCAATTTTCTCTTCTAGATAGCCTGTTACCACTATATTCTTTTCGATTCCAAGCTGAGTTAATAGATCGAGTTGTCGTCCCAACAGGGGTTTGCCATCTACAGGGACCATACATTTGGGCGTGTTATTCGTCAACGGACGAAGACGGGTCCCTTTGCCAGCTGCAAGAATAATTGCTGTATAATCGTTGTTCATTATCTGATAAACATTTTTTTAAAAAATTCGATATCGACACTTCTAAATTTATTATAACGCTCTGGATGCCACATAATACCAGACAGGTTTCCATTAATATCTCGAAATCCTTCGATGTAGTTTTCACATGTGGCGGCAGGGATAAACGCACCTGACAGATTATCTTCTGATATTCCCCAATTGTGATAGGAATTTACACTCATTGAGGGGCCAAAGGTGTGCTGCCATTCTTTCTCTACAATATCAATTTTATGGCTGGTAGCCACATGCTTGGCCGGGTCTACCCTCGATTGTGTTCCCCCGTAATAAGCATTTAAAAACTGACATCCTCTGCAAACACCAATAACCGGTTTTTGATTATTAGTGGCCCATTCGATCAGCTGCATTTCGGTTTGGTCCCGTTCAAGGGCAACATCATCTTTCTGGATCGTCTTATCCGGTATCAACTCTTTCCCCGATATCCCGATATTATTGCCGCCGGAGAGTATGATTCCTTCCACATCTAATGCGGTTATATATTCCACCGGTGCTGACAAATTATTGGGGATAGGTATCAGCTGTACTGCAACTTCTTCGGCAAAATCATACCACACCTGATCCAAAACATCCCGCCGCTCATCGATCTCTTCACGATAAACAACACGCTGTGTTATTCCGATCTTTTTCATCATCCCAACACCTTTATTTGTTTGTTGGTACAATTGAGCTCTACATTTCTTGCTCGTTCTAACTGTTCAAACAACTGCTCACCACAACCAATAGCAGCAGGCAACCCAAATTCCGCACATCGGATTGTCATATGTGAAGCCGCCCCACCATATTTGGTAATTAATCCCTTAATAGAGTGTAAGAATATCCAGTCATATCCCGGATCGGCGCCTTCGGTCATTACAATTTTATCCTTTAAATCCTTTTTATCTTTAATTTCCGAAAGTTTACAAATCGGTGCCGTAATAACCTTTTCCGTAACATAATTAGGTTGTGATCTACGATGTTCAATGACCTCGAGATCACTGGTGGAAATAATTATATGCGGGGTCTCGATTTTATTCACTTCTTTATACCAGTGCTTTCCTTCCTGAATTTTCTGTTTGGTGTACAACTTTGGACGTCTTTCCACACTCAGGGTATTGAGCCTCAATAAATCTTCAATGAAAAGATATGAGAGCTCACTTCTATCGAATCCTAACTCTCCGCCCCATTTAGCCAACAACTTAAGAACTGCACTCACATTCTTAGTGAACTGAAATTTAGCATACTCACGTGCAGCGGTCGCCTCCCCTACATATTTCAACAGTTTATGAGCACTGAATCCCATCCCCATATTTTTAATTTCATTATCAATGGCTTCTATGGTTTCCCGATTAAATGTAAAGCCCGAACCACCTGAAGCTCTGGCTTTACTCTTGGCAGACGGTGAAGAACGCTTAACCGCTGGGAAATACTGTTCCGGATTTTCATCGTAGCTGTAAGAGGTTATGTCATAGGTACCTGGACGCAAATGACCATACTCATCGAGGAAGTCTTCCCGTGTAATCGTCCCATTCTGCACCTTTCCCATTGCTTCTACAAAACGACCTGCCACTGTTTCTATGGAATTCAAAAACTTCAATCGCTCCTGGTCAGTAATAACCTCTCGCTGCACAAATCCGCGCATCATAGATGAGGCGATAAATCCATAGCGCGCCAGAATTGAAAACGGACGTGTACCATGCTCCTTACAATCATCCAGGAGGGTGTGTATGAGTCCGGGAATTTCGTGATGAACAAAATCGTCTTCGAGCAAATGCTCCCGAAACGGGTCTAAGTCTTCGGTTTCGGAAACAAGTTCTTGCACTGATAGACCATGCTTGCCCGTCACGGCATCTTCCGTCAATACCCGCAGATGATCTTTTAACTCATCAATTTCTGAGTCATTAAATCCATCCTCTCTCAGGCGATCGAGATGGTGCTCAATATCCGGGCTATAACAGGTGATTGCGATCTCAAATTCAATCTTGTCATGCAGCTCAGGATATTGATTGAGACGCTGCAAATAATGATTTACTATCTTTTCTGCGATATCATCCCTTAAACCATCAGGAATTAAATTATTAAAACTATTCCGCACATCGATATACGGATGTCCCCCGATACAATACATAAGCTTGGCAGGAACTGGATTCCTATATCCCATTTGGGCACGGGCATTTCGCCATGTGGTATCCGTAATCAAATATTGATACAACGAAAGAGCTAATGGCTTGGGACGAACCCCGATCATCTCGGCGGGATTCCAGTCGGGCATATCGGCCAATATTGTTGTTTCCCCTAACAAATGCGGATAATTTCTGAGCCTTGAAGATACTTTTTGCTTAGCTCCTTCCAACATCTCTGTAAAGTGAGTGTCATTGGATTGCTTATCATGAATAGTTATCGGACGCACCTGCACAATATACAACTCATCATTATGGGTCAGTACAAACTCAATATCCAATGACCGGTATCCTGTAATTCTTTCCAGCTCTTCAATAGCATCAACTACTTTGACAATACGTTCATCTTTCAGTTCATAATCACCATTTTTATATAATGAGATCGATTTTGTATTAGCCGATGAACCTGAAGTAACGGTATCTGTGCGGCTGCTTTCATCATCATAGTTAATTACATAATAGGGAGTCGCGTTTTCGAGATGCCTTGAAAAAGCTACCCCACTCATAGCCACATCCGTAATAAAGGGCTGTACAAGTACTTGGTTATCGGAATTGTATTGGGCTGATCCGTTTTGTTGAAATCCTGTAATTACATCATTAATCCCTTCCTCCAGGGCATGAGTATCGGCTCCCTGAATACCAGCTACACTTAAAAATGCTCCTGCCTGCGAAGCTTCCCATGAATCTTCTTCGAGTGAACTGCTGCGTATAATGAGCTTTTCGTCTGCAAACTGCCTTTGAATTTCATTGAGCAGCGAATCGCTCTCTTTTTCCCACTGCTCCAAGGGAAAATGTATTTGATCACAGACTTGCGACTTGCTAACAAATGGTTGTATTCGCTCAAGTGTTTCTGCTTTCGTACCAAACACAAACTGAGCCAAATCCTCCTCAGAATCGAGCTCTGCCCATAATCCACGATGATCGTGGGTGGTTATCGGGATATCCCATTGGTGATATATAAACTGTAATAGATCGGATAAGCTATCATTATCCGACAATAATCCCCGGTCATTCTCCACCAATTGCATATATAACTTATGGACAATATGCTTTTTCAGCATTACCAATCCTGAAAACTGGGCATCTGCCTGTAGAGGACCAATTTCTTGGCGACCGATGTTTTTTAGCTGATGATCTTTGAGCTGTACCTTTTCGGCCTGCTCTTGCAGATAGCCGTGCTGAATCCGCTTTCTCCACTCCGTATCAATCCCGATTGTCACCGGACTGTTATACTGCAACAGATCATTAAAAACCCGGGGGCGGAAAATAGTATCCGCGTACGTAAGTAATACATCACCCCCCTTCCACGATTCCAATGCATAACGGAGAGAGCCGATAACATGCGTAGTGGCCCATTGGGGATTTACCGTATAATGTAAATCCGGATACTCTTCAATCACTTCCTCAATCTTATATCCTCCAATAAATGA harbors:
- a CDS encoding gamma-glutamyl-gamma-aminobutyrate hydrolase family protein (Members of this family of hydrolases with an active site Cys residue belong to MEROPS family C26.) translates to MMKKIGITQRVVYREEIDERRDVLDQVWYDFAEEVAVQLIPIPNNLSAPVEYITALDVEGIILSGGNNIGISGKELIPDKTIQKDDVALERDQTEMQLIEWATNNQKPVIGVCRGCQFLNAYYGGTQSRVDPAKHVATSHKIDIVEKEWQHTFGPSMSVNSYHNWGISEDNLSGAFIPAATCENYIEGFRDINGNLSGIMWHPERYNKFRSVDIEFFKKMFIR
- a CDS encoding flagellin, producing the protein MASFGDLNRVNTNIQSLDSQLSLNKINKQMAENQLRMSTGKRINRAEDDSAGYSIATKLRARVGGLNQAMQNVGDAKSVLDIAESSFGTIMDNLVEMKGLATQAANDTLGQDERGFIGDQLKALGDDINKIADQTVYQDYELLNGADSGNTGSLSLTFQVGERESDTIEADLNAVNVGELFTDGADASLGAAIADGGATAGGAAITATAATAGGQGALTFATNATSADYRAFLSHVDDAITSMSGNVNDIGITQSSLSVREQTLSEAISANESAKSRIMDTDFAKAQSESVRLQILQQTATSSLAQANNGPQSVLGFIG
- a CDS encoding phosphocholine cytidylyltransferase family protein: MNNDYTAIILAAGKGTRLRPLTNNTPKCMVPVDGKPLLGRQLDLLTQLGIEKNIVVTGYLEEKIADPRITKVHNTEYDTTNMVYSLFCAKNYLSGDVIVAYGDIIYSEQVLQKLLQSEKDMVIASDEAWLSYWQQRCDDPLSDAETFKKGAGNRVESLGQTPSSTDDIEGQFIGLIKFSENGCQRLKEEYATANKSDAWESGRTLQNAYMTDMLNYFALKGELHYVPIQRGWFEVDTPRDLKIASDQISQPFAENTGQ
- a CDS encoding PEP/pyruvate-binding domain-containing protein — protein: MQVFIFGAAHTKSTLAGPDDQLVLEKLIKGQRVLDWTINGLRQAGIEGDCVSFIGGYKIEEVIEEYPDLHYTVNPQWATTHVIGSLRYALESWKGGDVLLTYADTIFRPRVFNDLLQYNSPVTIGIDTEWRKRIQHGYLQEQAEKVQLKDHQLKNIGRQEIGPLQADAQFSGLVMLKKHIVHKLYMQLVENDRGLLSDNDSLSDLLQFIYHQWDIPITTHDHRGLWAELDSEEDLAQFVFGTKAETLERIQPFVSKSQVCDQIHFPLEQWEKESDSLLNEIQRQFADEKLIIRSSSLEEDSWEASQAGAFLSVAGIQGADTHALEEGINDVITGFQQNGSAQYNSDNQVLVQPFITDVAMSGVAFSRHLENATPYYVINYDDESSRTDTVTSGSSANTKSISLYKNGDYELKDERIVKVVDAIEELERITGYRSLDIEFVLTHNDELYIVQVRPITIHDKQSNDTHFTEMLEGAKQKVSSRLRNYPHLLGETTILADMPDWNPAEMIGVRPKPLALSLYQYLITDTTWRNARAQMGYRNPVPAKLMYCIGGHPYIDVRNSFNNLIPDGLRDDIAEKIVNHYLQRLNQYPELHDKIEFEIAITCYSPDIEHHLDRLREDGFNDSEIDELKDHLRVLTEDAVTGKHGLSVQELVSETEDLDPFREHLLEDDFVHHEIPGLIHTLLDDCKEHGTRPFSILARYGFIASSMMRGFVQREVITDQERLKFLNSIETVAGRFVEAMGKVQNGTITREDFLDEYGHLRPGTYDITSYSYDENPEQYFPAVKRSSPSAKSKARASGGSGFTFNRETIEAIDNEIKNMGMGFSAHKLLKYVGEATAAREYAKFQFTKNVSAVLKLLAKWGGELGFDRSELSYLFIEDLLRLNTLSVERRPKLYTKQKIQEGKHWYKEVNKIETPHIIISTSDLEVIEHRRSQPNYVTEKVITAPICKLSEIKDKKDLKDKIVMTEGADPGYDWIFLHSIKGLITKYGGAASHMTIRCAEFGLPAAIGCGEQLFEQLERARNVELNCTNKQIKVLG